One segment of Curtobacterium sp. MR_MD2014 DNA contains the following:
- a CDS encoding chromosome segregation SMC family protein, translating into MYLKSLTIKGFKSFAQPTTFAFEPGVTCIVGPNGSGKSNVVDALAWVMGEQGAKTLRGGKMEDVIFAGTSTRGPLGRAQVLLTIDNTDGLLPIEYSEVTIARTLFRNGGSEYAINGENCRLLDVQELLSDTGLGREMHVIVGQGQLDKVLHATPEDRRGFIEEAAGILKHRRRKEKTLRKLDAMQTNLTRLSDLAGEIRRQLKPLGRQAEVARKAQSVAAVARDAKARLLADEVVRLRRELHEHQEVETGRKSERIVLQERLDQTRARQQQVEQSMVGDAVDRARTVVHRLESVQERLRGLSSLANQRLMFLAQQADAPQQGPTITPERVQGVRAEADRLEARAAEMAAGSGAAAAAVEQARARLDALDEQIAAQAALVSQHDLEAQRLRNAVDVQRSRRASVVADRERRARALAEAEDRAARAAAALHDIGDDPSAGVDADALAAAHDTARQRLEAAQTARETLRDRLHALERERDALDARVAALGMSIDVRDGSQAVIDARRDGVLGRLADALTVEPGFEASIATALDGLADAVLATDRGTALATVAHARGADLGRVDVVVADAELDGPGLPASLPPGVRPALDVVQGPTAITAVLRGTLVAVADDVDLEAVLAAAPHATVVTRSGDLVRTVRVTGGGARTVSRIELVAERDDAQARRDAVAADAADAATGLQAARQEVEDVRRRADEADRALRAHTAAVADYDRSSAAVRAGAENAAAEVERLRAALGETDGAVEAVDAALAGAEDALRGFEERPRPVVDASGRPALQDAVESARAAEIEQRIQVETVRERARSERNRAAGLQRQLEAERAAAEEAARLAVIRRGQIAVAEGVLADLPGVLGAVDRSLAEARVQLATEEAERTKRNTELQVVRNEERELRERLQTITDGVHSLEMEIYEKKLHVSGVLDRAQSDLGLNEAVLVAEYGPDVPVPVDVLVDPRVLARRHREADRARAAAEAAAAPDADAPDGDAATTAVADVDADVDVDVDADLPGLVDAESTLPGGPALPELDTTDEVDPADVETVPYVRAEQEQRLAAAERDLGRLGKVNPLALEEFQALEQRHAFLAEQLDDLQKTRTDLLTIIEELDTKMQTIFEAAYNDTKAAFDVIFPILFPGGTGSITLTDPDDMLATGLDVQVKPAGKKIDRLTLLSGGERSLAAVALLVAIFTARPSPFYIMDEVEAALDDANLGRLLTVFERLRESSQLIVITHQKRTMEIADALYGVSMRQDGVSAVVGQRVQRREPAAAAAVA; encoded by the coding sequence ATGTACTTGAAGAGCCTGACCATCAAGGGGTTCAAGTCCTTCGCGCAGCCGACGACGTTCGCGTTCGAGCCCGGCGTCACCTGCATCGTCGGCCCGAACGGCTCGGGCAAGTCGAACGTGGTGGACGCCCTCGCCTGGGTGATGGGGGAGCAGGGCGCGAAGACGCTCCGCGGCGGCAAGATGGAGGACGTCATCTTCGCAGGCACCTCGACGCGCGGTCCCCTCGGTCGCGCGCAGGTGCTCCTGACCATCGACAACACCGACGGCCTGCTGCCGATCGAGTACTCCGAGGTGACGATCGCCCGCACGCTCTTCCGGAACGGTGGCAGCGAGTACGCCATCAACGGCGAGAACTGCCGGCTGCTCGACGTGCAGGAACTCCTGAGCGACACCGGGCTCGGTCGCGAGATGCACGTGATCGTCGGGCAGGGCCAGCTCGACAAGGTGCTGCACGCCACGCCGGAGGACCGCCGCGGCTTCATCGAGGAGGCCGCCGGGATCCTCAAGCACCGGCGTCGCAAGGAGAAGACGCTCCGCAAGCTCGACGCCATGCAGACGAACCTGACGCGGTTGTCCGACCTCGCGGGGGAGATCCGTCGGCAGCTGAAGCCGCTCGGTCGGCAGGCCGAGGTCGCGCGCAAGGCGCAGTCCGTCGCCGCGGTGGCCCGCGACGCCAAGGCCCGCCTCCTGGCCGACGAGGTCGTCCGGCTGCGCCGTGAGCTCCACGAGCACCAGGAGGTCGAGACGGGCCGGAAGTCCGAGCGCATCGTCCTGCAGGAGCGCCTCGACCAGACCCGTGCCCGGCAGCAGCAGGTCGAGCAGAGCATGGTCGGTGACGCCGTCGACCGCGCCCGGACCGTCGTGCACCGGCTGGAGAGCGTGCAGGAGCGGCTCCGCGGGCTGTCGAGCCTGGCGAACCAGCGCCTGATGTTCCTCGCCCAGCAGGCCGACGCGCCGCAGCAGGGCCCCACGATCACGCCGGAGCGGGTGCAGGGCGTCCGTGCCGAGGCGGACCGGCTCGAGGCCCGTGCTGCCGAGATGGCAGCCGGGTCCGGGGCAGCGGCGGCGGCCGTCGAGCAGGCGCGGGCCCGCCTGGACGCCCTCGACGAGCAGATCGCCGCGCAGGCCGCGCTCGTCTCGCAGCACGACCTCGAGGCCCAGCGCCTCCGCAACGCCGTGGACGTGCAGCGGTCGCGCCGCGCCTCCGTCGTCGCGGACCGCGAACGGCGGGCCCGGGCACTGGCCGAGGCCGAGGACCGAGCGGCGCGTGCCGCCGCGGCCCTGCACGACATCGGGGACGACCCCTCCGCCGGGGTGGACGCGGACGCACTCGCCGCCGCGCACGACACGGCGCGGCAGCGGCTCGAGGCAGCGCAGACGGCGCGCGAGACCCTGCGCGACCGGCTCCACGCCCTGGAACGCGAGCGCGACGCACTCGACGCCCGGGTCGCGGCCCTCGGCATGTCGATCGACGTCCGGGACGGGTCGCAGGCGGTGATCGACGCCCGGCGCGACGGCGTGCTCGGTCGCCTCGCCGACGCGCTGACGGTCGAGCCCGGGTTCGAGGCCTCGATCGCCACAGCGCTGGACGGGCTCGCCGACGCGGTCCTCGCCACCGACCGCGGCACCGCCCTCGCCACGGTCGCCCACGCGCGCGGCGCCGACCTCGGCCGCGTGGACGTCGTCGTCGCGGACGCGGAGCTCGACGGGCCGGGGCTCCCCGCGTCGCTGCCGCCGGGCGTGCGTCCGGCCCTCGACGTGGTGCAGGGGCCGACCGCGATCACCGCGGTGCTCCGCGGGACGCTGGTCGCGGTGGCGGACGACGTCGACCTGGAGGCCGTGCTCGCCGCCGCCCCGCACGCGACGGTCGTCACGCGGTCGGGTGACCTCGTCCGCACCGTCCGGGTGACCGGCGGTGGCGCGCGCACGGTCTCCCGCATCGAGCTCGTGGCGGAACGCGACGACGCGCAGGCCCGCCGTGACGCGGTCGCGGCGGACGCGGCGGACGCGGCCACGGGCCTCCAGGCCGCTCGCCAGGAGGTCGAGGACGTGCGCCGCCGTGCCGACGAGGCCGATCGCGCGCTGCGCGCGCACACCGCGGCGGTCGCCGACTACGACCGCTCCAGTGCCGCGGTCCGCGCCGGGGCGGAGAACGCCGCGGCCGAGGTGGAACGTCTGCGCGCCGCCCTGGGCGAGACGGACGGTGCGGTCGAGGCGGTCGACGCCGCGCTGGCCGGGGCCGAGGACGCGCTGCGGGGGTTCGAGGAGCGACCGCGACCCGTCGTCGACGCGTCCGGGCGCCCGGCGCTGCAGGACGCCGTCGAGTCCGCGCGGGCCGCGGAGATCGAGCAGCGCATCCAGGTGGAGACCGTGCGGGAGCGGGCCCGGTCGGAGCGGAACCGTGCAGCCGGTCTGCAGCGGCAGCTCGAGGCGGAGCGTGCGGCTGCGGAGGAGGCAGCGCGGCTCGCGGTGATCCGGCGCGGACAGATCGCCGTCGCCGAGGGGGTGCTCGCCGACCTGCCGGGCGTGCTCGGCGCGGTCGACCGGTCGCTCGCCGAGGCCCGGGTGCAGCTCGCGACCGAGGAGGCCGAGCGCACGAAGCGGAACACCGAGCTGCAGGTCGTCCGCAACGAGGAGCGCGAGCTCCGCGAGCGGCTGCAGACCATCACCGACGGCGTGCACTCGCTCGAGATGGAGATCTACGAGAAGAAGCTGCACGTGTCCGGCGTGCTCGACCGCGCGCAGAGCGACCTCGGGCTGAACGAGGCCGTGCTCGTCGCGGAGTACGGGCCGGACGTGCCGGTGCCGGTGGACGTCCTGGTCGACCCACGGGTGCTCGCGCGTCGGCACCGCGAGGCCGACCGGGCACGGGCGGCGGCGGAGGCCGCAGCGGCGCCCGACGCGGACGCTCCCGATGGCGACGCCGCCACGACCGCCGTCGCCGATGTCGACGCCGATGTCGATGTCGATGTCGACGCCGACCTGCCCGGGCTCGTCGACGCCGAGTCGACACTGCCCGGCGGTCCGGCGCTGCCCGAGCTCGACACCACCGACGAGGTCGACCCCGCCGACGTCGAGACGGTGCCGTACGTCCGCGCGGAGCAGGAGCAGCGGCTCGCAGCGGCGGAGCGGGACCTCGGCCGGCTCGGCAAGGTGAACCCCCTCGCGCTCGAGGAGTTCCAGGCGCTCGAGCAGCGGCACGCCTTCCTCGCGGAGCAGCTCGACGACCTGCAGAAGACCCGGACCGACCTCCTCACCATCATCGAGGAGCTCGACACGAAGATGCAGACGATCTTCGAGGCGGCGTACAACGACACGAAGGCCGCGTTCGACGTGATCTTCCCGATCCTGTTCCCGGGCGGCACGGGATCGATCACGCTGACCGACCCCGACGACATGCTCGCGACGGGGCTCGACGTCCAGGTGAAGCCCGCGGGCAAGAAGATCGACCGGTTGACGCTCCTGTCGGGCGGTGAACGCTCGCTCGCGGCGGTGGCCCTGCTCGTGGCGATCTTCACCGCCAGGCCGTCGCCGTTCTACATCATGGACGAGGTCGAGGCGGCGCTCGACGACGCCAACCTCGGGCGGCTGCTCACCGTGTTCGAGCGACTGCGGGAGTCGTCGCAGCTCATCGTGATCACGCACCAGAAGCGCACGATGGAGATCGCCGACGCGCTGTACGGCGTCTCGATGCGGCAGGACGGCGTGTCCGCCGTGGTCGGCCAGCGCGTGCAGCGGCGCGAGCCCGCGGCCGCGGCCGCGGTCGCGTAG
- the mutM gene encoding bifunctional DNA-formamidopyrimidine glycosylase/DNA-(apurinic or apyrimidinic site) lyase — MPELPEVEVVRAGLEPAVSGARVLHVDVVDDRALTRHDGPAEDFAERLTDRTIAAAVRRGKFMWFPLVPERDGDRPEALVTHLGMSGQVLLGRDRPAAKHRRILIDVQPTGTDRDGRPEQPVALEFVDQRTFGSMAIDAMVPTVDGAPAGSAGAVDAHDPDAPWRRSIPTQVSHIARDPLDPAFDDDRFVAMARKRSSGIKRVLLDQGVVSGIGNIYADESLWAAQLHFDRPADRLPRADLHRLLAEVRTVLARALEDGGTSFDAQYVNVNGQSGYFSQRLAVYGQQGKPCPRCGTTIVREAFMNRSSHRCPVCQPAPRRRRR; from the coding sequence GTGCCCGAACTCCCCGAGGTCGAGGTGGTCCGTGCCGGCCTCGAACCCGCCGTCAGCGGTGCCCGCGTGCTGCACGTCGACGTGGTCGACGACCGCGCACTCACCCGGCACGACGGCCCGGCCGAGGACTTCGCCGAACGCCTGACCGACCGCACGATCGCCGCGGCCGTGCGCCGTGGCAAGTTCATGTGGTTCCCCCTCGTCCCCGAGCGCGACGGCGACCGACCCGAGGCACTCGTCACCCACCTGGGGATGTCCGGTCAGGTCCTGCTCGGCCGCGACCGACCGGCCGCGAAGCACCGCCGCATCCTGATCGACGTGCAACCGACGGGGACCGACCGAGACGGCCGTCCCGAGCAGCCGGTCGCGCTGGAGTTCGTCGATCAGCGGACCTTCGGGTCGATGGCGATCGACGCGATGGTGCCGACCGTCGACGGGGCCCCGGCCGGGTCCGCCGGTGCGGTCGACGCCCACGACCCCGACGCGCCGTGGCGGAGGAGCATCCCGACCCAGGTGTCGCACATCGCCCGTGACCCGCTCGACCCGGCGTTCGACGACGACCGCTTCGTCGCGATGGCGCGGAAGCGTTCCAGCGGCATCAAGCGCGTCCTGCTCGACCAGGGCGTGGTGAGCGGCATCGGCAACATCTACGCCGACGAGTCGCTCTGGGCCGCGCAGCTGCACTTCGACCGTCCGGCCGACCGCCTGCCGCGGGCCGACCTGCACCGGCTCCTGGCCGAGGTCCGCACCGTGCTCGCCCGTGCCCTCGAGGACGGCGGGACGAGCTTCGACGCGCAGTACGTCAACGTGAACGGGCAGTCCGGGTACTTCTCGCAGCGTCTCGCGGTGTACGGGCAGCAGGGGAAGCCGTGCCCGCGCTGCGGCACGACCATCGTGCGCGAGGCCTTCATGAACCGGTCGAGCCACCGGTGCCCCGTGTGCCAACCCGCTCCGCGCCGACGCAGGCGTTAG
- the rnc gene encoding ribonuclease III — MTATSGATGSRPVGPDVVRLQGILDVQIDAELLQLALTHRSYAYEHGGIKHNERLEFLGDSILGQAVTVKLFRSFPDLDEGELAKRRASLVSTVALAEIARMIGLGSYLRLGKGEEQTGGRGKASILADTVEAVIGATFLSAGPDAATDLVLRLVEPLLVDPDRFGAAMDPKTSLQELAASLSLGNPAYRVTEEGPDHDKTFHATVVLQGEDVSTGSGTSKKTAEMAAALEAWTRLSGRAA, encoded by the coding sequence ATGACAGCGACGTCCGGCGCCACGGGGTCCCGCCCCGTGGGGCCGGACGTCGTTCGTCTGCAGGGCATCCTCGACGTCCAGATCGACGCCGAGCTGCTCCAGCTCGCCCTCACGCACCGCTCGTACGCGTACGAGCACGGGGGCATCAAGCACAACGAGCGCCTCGAGTTCCTCGGGGACTCCATCCTCGGCCAGGCCGTGACCGTGAAGCTCTTCCGGTCGTTCCCCGACCTCGACGAAGGTGAGCTCGCCAAGCGGCGCGCCAGCCTCGTCTCGACGGTCGCCCTGGCCGAGATCGCCCGCATGATCGGGCTCGGCTCCTACCTGCGCCTCGGCAAGGGCGAGGAGCAGACCGGCGGCCGGGGCAAGGCGTCGATCCTGGCCGACACGGTCGAGGCCGTCATCGGTGCGACGTTCCTGTCCGCCGGTCCCGACGCCGCCACGGACCTGGTGCTGCGACTGGTCGAGCCGCTGCTCGTCGACCCGGACCGCTTCGGCGCCGCCATGGACCCGAAGACGAGCCTGCAGGAGCTCGCCGCGAGCCTGTCCCTCGGCAACCCGGCCTACCGGGTGACCGAAGAGGGCCCCGACCACGACAAGACCTTCCACGCGACGGTCGTGCTGCAGGGCGAGGACGTGTCGACGGGGTCCGGCACCAGCAAGAAGACCGCCGAGATGGCCGCCGCGCTCGAGGCGTGGACGCGGCTCTCCGGCCGGGCGGCCTGA
- the rpmF gene encoding 50S ribosomal protein L32, giving the protein MAVPKRKQSRANTHARRSQWKAAPVQLVKTIENGKVTYSLPHRAKVVEDSAGTALYMEYKGRKVADV; this is encoded by the coding sequence ATGGCCGTTCCCAAGCGCAAGCAGTCCCGTGCCAACACGCACGCCCGTCGTTCGCAGTGGAAGGCCGCGCCGGTCCAGCTCGTGAAGACGATCGAGAACGGCAAGGTCACCTACAGCCTCCCGCACCGCGCGAAGGTCGTCGAGGACTCGGCCGGCACCGCCCTGTACATGGAGTACAAGGGCCGCAAGGTCGCCGACGTCTGA
- a CDS encoding YceD family protein, which produces MNSPFALRVRDLAHRPGEMREHSLDVEVPDAMGAGVIAVREGATLQLDVKLEGLHEGVLVSGHASAEATGECSRCLIDISEPVEVDFAELFAYDVSEDFDFFVHDDHVDCEPVVRDAVVLALPFQPVCRPDCPGLDPVTGERLADLGEVTPREVVDPRWAALSGFRGADADSTDADSTDADDSTPTQSPEGDGRTA; this is translated from the coding sequence GTGAACAGCCCCTTCGCCCTGCGCGTGCGCGACCTCGCGCACCGGCCGGGCGAGATGCGCGAGCACTCGCTCGACGTCGAGGTGCCGGACGCGATGGGTGCCGGCGTCATCGCCGTGCGCGAGGGCGCCACGCTGCAGCTCGACGTGAAGCTCGAGGGCCTGCACGAGGGTGTCCTGGTCTCCGGACACGCCTCGGCCGAGGCCACGGGGGAGTGCTCGCGCTGCCTCATCGACATCAGCGAACCGGTCGAAGTCGACTTCGCCGAGCTGTTCGCGTACGATGTCTCGGAGGATTTCGACTTCTTCGTTCACGATGACCACGTGGATTGTGAACCGGTCGTTCGAGATGCGGTAGTGCTGGCGCTGCCGTTCCAGCCGGTCTGCCGGCCGGACTGCCCCGGCCTCGACCCCGTCACGGGTGAGCGGCTGGCCGACCTCGGCGAGGTCACCCCGCGCGAGGTCGTCGACCCGCGTTGGGCCGCGCTGAGCGGCTTCCGGGGCGCCGACGCGGACAGCACCGACGCCGACAGCACCGATGCCGACGACAGCACCCCCACCCAGAGCCCCGAGGGCGACGGCCGCACGGCCTGA
- the coaD gene encoding pantetheine-phosphate adenylyltransferase, which translates to MAQIAVVPGSFDPVTLGHLDVIGRAARLFDEVHVLVVHNPDKQPAMFAAADRVRLIEQSLVETGAPDSVRVGEWTSGLLVDYCRQVGAGVLVKGVRSGEDVAYETPMAIMNRHLADVETVFLLPEASRAHVSSSLIRQVATLGGDVTPYVPVVVADALAEHLGR; encoded by the coding sequence ATGGCCCAGATCGCCGTCGTCCCCGGCTCCTTCGACCCAGTGACCCTCGGGCACCTCGACGTCATCGGGCGTGCCGCGCGGCTGTTCGACGAGGTGCACGTGCTCGTCGTGCACAACCCGGACAAGCAGCCCGCGATGTTCGCCGCCGCCGACCGGGTGCGGTTGATCGAGCAGTCCCTCGTCGAGACCGGGGCACCGGACAGCGTCCGGGTCGGGGAGTGGACCTCCGGCCTGCTGGTCGACTACTGCCGACAGGTGGGTGCGGGTGTGCTCGTGAAGGGTGTGCGCTCGGGCGAGGACGTCGCGTACGAGACACCGATGGCCATCATGAACCGGCACCTGGCCGACGTCGAGACGGTCTTCCTGCTGCCCGAGGCGTCGCGGGCGCACGTGTCGAGCTCCCTCATCCGCCAGGTCGCGACGCTCGGGGGCGACGTGACGCCCTACGTGCCCGTCGTCGTCGCGGACGCGCTGGCCGAGCACCTCGGGCGCTGA
- a CDS encoding ATP-dependent DNA helicase RecG has translation MRPDLGPAPLDARLGGVLGGRTAKAIEKAFGYRTVGEFLEHAPRRYAERGALTALDSLAIGESVTIVAEVIDVRERTMRARRGSILEAKIGDGKGLLTLTFFNQGWRTKDLVPGARGIFAGKVGDYRGARQLAHPDYELFDRDDPRATADPEDEEAIRWSRQPIPIYPATASLTSWQIAKAIAVVLDTLPDVPDPIPAPARTRLGLVPFRRALELLHRPEKVADFKRAQDALRYREAFVLQTALVQRRIAARATAATPRRAAPGGTLERFDASLPFTLTDDQQAVGAEIAHDLAGDWPMHRLVQGEVGSGKTLVAIRAMLTVAESGGQSALIAPTEVLAAQHLRSIVKFLGPDLAAELRPVILTGSQSTDERRRALLAAASGSSRLVVGTHALLGDRVDFAELGLVVVDEQHRFGVEQREALRTKGATPPHVLVLTATPIPRTVAMTVFGDLDVSTITGLPSGRAGVETFAVGLAEHPGWEGRIWTRMAEELADGRQAFVVCPAIDDAHAEDDGGPEPAEDDAPKHAPATVLATAERMRAMPVLQDRRIEVLHGRMTADEKDRVMTSFAAGDVDVLVATTVIEVGVDVPNASMMAVLDADRFGVSQLHQLRGRIGRGQYAGVCLLVTTAEAETTARERVDAVAASDDGFELARVDLELRREGDVLGERQSGGRSSLNLLRVVEHADLIVDARGEAERVLEPDPELREHPALREALARRLDESDAAFLGKN, from the coding sequence GTGCGGCCCGACCTCGGCCCCGCGCCCCTCGACGCCCGGCTGGGCGGGGTCCTCGGCGGACGGACGGCGAAGGCGATCGAGAAGGCCTTCGGGTACCGCACCGTCGGTGAGTTCCTCGAGCACGCACCCCGGCGGTACGCGGAGCGCGGCGCCCTGACCGCGCTCGACTCGCTCGCGATCGGCGAGTCGGTCACGATCGTGGCCGAGGTCATCGACGTGCGCGAACGGACCATGCGCGCTCGACGCGGCTCGATCCTCGAAGCGAAGATCGGTGACGGCAAGGGCCTGCTCACGCTCACCTTCTTCAACCAGGGGTGGCGCACGAAGGACCTCGTGCCCGGTGCCCGTGGGATCTTCGCCGGCAAGGTCGGCGACTACCGGGGTGCGCGGCAGCTCGCCCACCCGGACTACGAGCTGTTCGACCGCGACGACCCCCGCGCGACGGCGGACCCCGAGGACGAAGAGGCGATCCGCTGGTCACGGCAGCCCATCCCGATCTACCCGGCGACGGCGTCGCTGACCTCGTGGCAGATCGCGAAGGCGATCGCCGTCGTCCTCGACACCCTGCCCGACGTGCCCGACCCGATCCCGGCACCCGCGCGAACGCGACTCGGCCTGGTGCCGTTCCGCCGAGCACTGGAGCTCCTGCACCGTCCGGAGAAGGTCGCCGACTTCAAGCGCGCGCAGGACGCGCTGCGCTACCGCGAGGCATTCGTGCTGCAGACCGCCCTCGTGCAGCGGCGCATCGCTGCCCGGGCGACCGCTGCCACCCCGCGTCGGGCGGCGCCCGGCGGGACCCTCGAGCGTTTCGACGCCTCGCTGCCGTTCACCCTGACCGACGACCAGCAGGCGGTGGGGGCCGAGATCGCGCACGACCTGGCGGGGGACTGGCCGATGCACCGGCTGGTGCAGGGCGAGGTGGGCTCCGGCAAGACCCTGGTCGCGATCCGGGCGATGCTGACGGTCGCCGAGTCCGGTGGGCAGTCGGCCCTCATCGCCCCGACCGAGGTGCTCGCGGCGCAGCACCTCCGGTCGATCGTCAAGTTCCTCGGCCCCGACCTGGCGGCCGAGCTCCGGCCGGTCATCCTGACGGGCTCGCAGTCGACCGACGAACGGCGCCGGGCACTGCTCGCGGCGGCATCCGGCAGCTCACGGCTCGTCGTCGGCACGCACGCGCTGCTGGGCGACCGGGTCGACTTCGCGGAGCTCGGTCTGGTCGTGGTCGACGAGCAGCACCGGTTCGGCGTCGAGCAGCGCGAGGCGCTGCGGACGAAGGGCGCGACCCCACCCCACGTGCTCGTCCTCACCGCGACGCCGATCCCGCGCACCGTCGCGATGACGGTGTTCGGCGACCTCGACGTGTCCACCATCACCGGGCTGCCGTCTGGCCGTGCCGGGGTCGAGACCTTCGCCGTCGGGCTGGCCGAGCACCCCGGGTGGGAGGGGCGCATCTGGACCCGGATGGCCGAGGAGCTCGCCGACGGGCGGCAGGCCTTCGTGGTCTGCCCGGCGATCGACGACGCCCACGCCGAGGACGACGGCGGCCCCGAGCCCGCCGAGGACGACGCGCCGAAGCACGCACCGGCGACGGTGCTCGCGACGGCCGAGCGGATGCGGGCCATGCCGGTCCTGCAGGACCGACGGATCGAGGTCCTGCACGGGCGGATGACCGCGGACGAGAAGGACCGCGTCATGACGTCCTTCGCGGCCGGCGACGTCGACGTGCTCGTCGCGACGACCGTGATCGAGGTCGGCGTGGACGTGCCGAACGCGTCGATGATGGCGGTGCTCGACGCCGACCGCTTCGGGGTCTCCCAGCTCCACCAGCTGCGCGGTCGCATCGGTCGTGGGCAGTACGCCGGGGTGTGCCTGCTCGTGACGACCGCCGAGGCCGAGACGACCGCACGCGAGCGCGTCGACGCGGTGGCGGCGTCCGACGACGGCTTCGAGCTCGCCCGCGTCGACCTGGAGCTCCGGCGCGAGGGCGACGTGCTCGGCGAGCGGCAGTCCGGCGGCCGGTCGTCGCTGAACCTGCTCCGCGTCGTCGAGCACGCCGACCTCATCGTCGACGCACGCGGCGAGGCCGAACGCGTGCTCGAGCCCGACCCCGAGCTGCGGGAGCACCCCGCCCTGCGCGAAGCCCTGGCACGGCGGCTCGACGAGTCCGACGCCGCGTTCCTCGGGAAGAACTGA
- a CDS encoding RsmD family RNA methyltransferase: MTRIIAGAAGSTTLRVPKSGTRPTSDRVREALFSSLGARGLVEGTSVADLYAGTGALGLEAASRGAAEVVLVDRASAAAQACRANAKAVQQRVPGVRIDVQPQPALGYLRSTVRTFDLVFVDPPYEVAEQEIADVLEALVPRLTAGAVVVVERSKRSPEPTWPAGLEPFSKRSYGETVAWEAVTPA, translated from the coding sequence ATGACCCGCATCATCGCCGGCGCCGCCGGTTCCACGACGCTCCGGGTGCCGAAGTCCGGCACCCGGCCGACGAGCGACCGCGTGCGCGAGGCCCTGTTCTCGTCGCTCGGCGCGCGCGGGCTCGTGGAGGGCACCTCGGTCGCGGACCTCTACGCGGGGACGGGCGCCCTGGGGCTCGAGGCGGCGTCCCGCGGGGCGGCGGAGGTCGTGCTCGTCGACCGCGCGTCCGCTGCCGCGCAGGCGTGCCGGGCGAACGCGAAGGCCGTGCAGCAGCGGGTGCCGGGGGTGCGGATCGACGTGCAGCCGCAGCCGGCGCTCGGCTACCTGCGGAGCACGGTGCGGACCTTCGACCTCGTCTTCGTCGACCCGCCGTACGAGGTCGCCGAGCAGGAGATCGCGGACGTGCTCGAAGCACTCGTGCCGCGCCTGACGGCGGGCGCGGTGGTCGTCGTCGAGCGGAGCAAGCGGTCGCCGGAGCCGACGTGGCCGGCCGGGTTGGAGCCCTTCAGCAAGCGCAGCTACGGCGAGACCGTGGCGTGGGAGGCCGTCACCCCGGCCTGA
- the thiL gene encoding thiamine-phosphate kinase, translating into MDDAWTGPTVGQLGELAVLDRIVRRLPAGAPDVGPGDDCAVVAAPDGRFVVTTDMMVHGPDFRWAWSSPADVGWKAAATNLSDVAAMGATPSGLVIALAAPQETPVAVLESFADGVRAAVDALSPGCGVVGGDLSTSAVFTVSVTAFGDLGGRAPVLRSSARPGDVLAVSGELGRAARGLARLFRDGVDAHGEPSRSATVASGADTDPDVDRQRRPVPPIADGPLAATAGATAMLDLSDGLAIDAGRLARASRVTLDLDADGVAGADDLALHGGEDHGLLATFPPGVALPGGFRRIGAVVARGGADLVRGGEPVPTTGWDPYADWDGAAG; encoded by the coding sequence ATGGACGACGCCTGGACCGGACCGACGGTGGGACAGCTGGGGGAGCTCGCCGTGCTGGACCGGATCGTCCGTCGACTGCCGGCGGGTGCACCGGACGTCGGTCCCGGTGACGACTGCGCCGTCGTCGCGGCCCCGGACGGCCGGTTCGTCGTCACGACGGACATGATGGTGCACGGGCCCGACTTCCGGTGGGCGTGGTCGTCGCCGGCGGACGTCGGGTGGAAGGCGGCAGCGACGAACCTGTCCGACGTCGCAGCGATGGGCGCGACGCCGAGCGGACTCGTGATCGCCCTGGCCGCGCCGCAGGAGACTCCCGTCGCGGTGCTCGAGTCCTTCGCGGACGGGGTGCGGGCTGCCGTGGACGCGCTCTCCCCGGGCTGCGGCGTGGTCGGCGGGGACCTGTCCACCTCGGCCGTGTTCACGGTCTCGGTGACGGCGTTCGGCGACCTCGGTGGGCGAGCGCCGGTGCTCCGCTCGAGTGCACGTCCCGGCGACGTCCTCGCGGTCTCGGGGGAGCTCGGCCGCGCCGCTCGTGGCCTCGCGCGGCTGTTCCGCGACGGCGTCGACGCGCACGGAGAGCCCTCGCGGTCGGCGACCGTCGCGAGCGGCGCGGACACCGACCCCGACGTGGACCGGCAGCGACGCCCGGTCCCGCCGATCGCCGACGGTCCGCTCGCGGCCACGGCCGGGGCGACCGCGATGCTCGACCTGTCCGACGGGCTGGCGATCGACGCCGGGCGGCTCGCCCGGGCCAGCCGGGTGACGCTCGACCTCGATGCCGACGGTGTCGCGGGCGCCGACGACCTCGCACTGCACGGCGGCGAGGACCACGGCCTGCTCGCCACCTTCCCGCCCGGCGTGGCGCTGCCGGGCGGCTTCCGGCGCATCGGCGCGGTCGTCGCCCGCGGCGGCGCGGACCTGGTGCGCGGAGGCGAGCCGGTCCCGACGACCGGGTGGGACCCGTACGCCGACTGGGACGGCGCCGCGGGCTGA